The Burkholderiales bacterium genome includes the window AATCAAGCCGTTTGCCCAGAAAACCATGCGGCCCGAAGTACTCGCCGGAATCGGCGGCTTTGGGGCACTTTTTGAGATTTCCAAGAGATACCGCAACCCGGTTCTGGTCTCGGGTTGCGACGGCGTCGGGACCAAGCTTAAGCTTGCCTTCCAGCTCGACAAACACGATACGGTAGGCGTTGATCTGGTGGCAATGAGTGTTAACGATATCCTGGTGCAGGGCGCGGAGCCGTTATTTTTTCTCGACTACTTCGCCTGCGGCAAGCTCGATGTAGCCACGGCGGCACGCGTAATTCAAGGCATATCCAACGGCTGTGAGCTCGCGGGATGTGCGTTGATCGGCGGCGAAACAGCGGAAATGCCGGGTTTTTACCCAGCCGGCGAATACGATCTCGCCGGATTTGCGGTCGGCGCTGTTGAAAAGGACCGGGTGATTACCGGCAGCGCCATAAGCGCGGGCGACGCAGTTTTGGGACTGGGCTCGAGCGGTGCACATTCCAACGGCTTTTCGCTCATTCGCAAGATTATCGAGAAAAGCGGCATTGACCTTGATTCCGATTTCCACGGGCAAAGTTTGGGCGAAGCATTGCTTGCGCCGACGCGCATCTACGTAAAACCGCTGCTCGGTCTGATGCAACACGCGCCTGTGAAGGGCATGGCGCACATTACCGGCGGCGGGCTGCTGGAGAACATTCCGCGTATTCTTC containing:
- the purM gene encoding phosphoribosylformylglycinamidine cyclo-ligase, encoding MSPADSPKTELSYFDAGVDIEAGDRLIEKIKPFAQKTMRPEVLAGIGGFGALFEISKRYRNPVLVSGCDGVGTKLKLAFQLDKHDTVGVDLVAMSVNDILVQGAEPLFFLDYFACGKLDVATAARVIQGISNGCELAGCALIGGETAEMPGFYPAGEYDLAGFAVGAVEKDRVITGSAISAGDAVLGLGSSGAHSNGFSLIRKIIEKSGIDLDSDFHGQSLGEALLAPTRIYVKPLLGLMQHAPVKGMAHITGGGLLENIPRILPDNLCAELQRSAWDMPPLFKWLQAQGNIGEREMHRTFNCGIGMIVVVSAKHAQRAQTFLRDAGEQVWRVGEIKERTKGEPQTIV